In Colletotrichum destructivum chromosome 1, complete sequence, the sequence TAGGCTCGGCGCGTCTGTTGTCAAGGCATTCCACCACGTGGTGCGCAATGTCACCTACGAGGACGGGATGGCCTACACCCGCAAGCATCGCTGCCCGGCCCGGAGGCCGCACGTCGACGTGACCAGCAAATTCGCCCCCATTCTGATGAGCTGGGACTGCCCGGAGATGCACGCCGATGTGCACGACAACGGGAAGCACTGGCAGATGGTCAACGCGTGGAGGCCGCTGAAGACGGTGCGCAAGAACCCCGTCACCGTGGCCGACACAgcctcgatggcctgggAGGACTACCTGACCGTCCCGCAGCCCGAGGTTGggcccggcgtcgagggctACTGGCTGCAGAGGCCGCAGGACGCCGGGAGGCGCCACGAGTGGTGGTACATGGCGGACCAGACGCCCGAGGAGGTTTTGCTCTTCCTGCAGCATGATTCCGGGGGTGCCCAGGTGGTGGGACACACTTCTTTCACACTACCTGGGCCGGCGCCAAAGGAGCCGAGGGAGAGCATCGAGGTCAGATTGTTTGTCGTTTACTGAGAGCAGTCTGCCTCACGTTCTCGCTCCGAGTATCCCTTGGCAAGAGTCCGGAGGGAGAAAGTCTTGTGCGAAAATAATCGATTGCGAGGCGGTAAGAACACAGCAATGTAGCCTGGTCTACCTCTTCAAGCGTTTTTCAGAATCAGTCTGCCGAGACATACCACGATGGTGCTCAAGATCCACGGTGGCCGGAGCCAAACCATGGGAATAGACGCAAATAGCAACGGGCTAGCTTATTCGGACCAACCCCATGCCTCTCTTAAGCGTTTCATACTGCGTGGAACGTGTTAACGGTTGATAGTTGTTGGCCGTTGGGGGAGCGTCAATGAGCCGCAGACACTGTTTATAACTCACACCAAGCCTATGTCCCAATAGAAGTACGTCGCTGTTTTAGAGAAGAGTTTATACAACTCCACCTGCTCCTCCCGAATGGTAAAATGGGTTCCTGCGAGTGCGATGGCTATGCTGGCAACTCTATGAATAAAAGGGTCAGAGATCATTTTGTGCGACCAGTTCAGCAACGCCAATTCGAAGACTCACATATGTGCCGGGTTGCAGTCACTGATCGACTCCGCCATCCCACAAATTACCTTCACGTCGGTGCATATCTCGTTCTATAGAATGATCTTTAGTTCCCCAAAAACCGGGTGATGGTCGAGCGCGGGATGCGAACCTGCATTACGCGAGCCGCGCGTGACGAGCGTCTGGAGAGTCGCGGTGCGTCGGGGTTGTGCATCGTCAGAAGTACTCGGCTTAGCTGGTAGTACATGTTCCCCAGCACAGCGGAATCATTGATGAGTAGAAT encodes:
- a CDS encoding Putative hydroxylase/desaturase AsaB, which produces MATCDAITVDIPYVRRDDQGKIPNHAQMFSHDAEFLDLQPAEVRNARAADREFSIPKNGFQYARLAGPPEIDYLDDDQVKTTYFPELEKLVKEQLGASVVKAFHHVVRNVTYEDGMAYTRKHRCPARRPHVDVTSKFAPILMSWDCPEMHADVHDNGKHWQMVNAWRPLKTVRKNPVTVADTASMAWEDYLTVPQPEVGPGVEGYWLQRPQDAGRRHEWWYMADQTPEEVLLFLQHDSGGAQVVGHTSFTLPGPAPKEPRESIEVRLFVVY